Proteins from a genomic interval of Scomber scombrus chromosome 11, fScoSco1.1, whole genome shotgun sequence:
- the cldn15la gene encoding claudin 15-like a, whose amino-acid sequence MSTAVEATGFIMCIISWLITGSSLANDYWKLSTVSGSVIISQRQFENLWHACAENSAGIAECRDFESMLALPGHIQAARALMIVSLLAGLGSVIVTLLGLKCIKIGSATEQSKAKIASCGGILSILGGMCCMVAVSWYAFRVVEDFNNPFYGGVKFELGVGLYMGWGGASLSLLGGILLCTACKRVSGGAKKGGSYPASQHKVYTATAKSEPDSVRAYV is encoded by the exons ATGTCGACGGCTGTGGAAGCGACCGGGTTCATCATGTGCATCATCAGCTGGCTGATCACCGGATCATCGCTCGCTAACGACTACTGGAAGCTTTCGACTGTGTCCGGCAGTGTCATCATCTCCCAGAGACAGTTTGAAAACTTGTGGCACGCCTGTGCCGAGAACAGCGCCGGCATCGCTGAGTGTCGAGACTTTGAATCGATGCTCGCTCTCCCCG GTCACATCCAGGCGGCTCGCGCTCTGATGATCGTCTCTCTGCTCGCCGGCCTCGGCTCCGTGATCGTGACTCTGCTTGGACTCAAGTGCATCAAGATCGGCTCGGCCACCGAACAATCTAAGGCCAAGATCGCCAGCTGTGGAGGAATCCTGAGCATCCTCGGTG GTATGTGCTGCATGGTAGCGGTTTCCTGGTACGCCTTCAGAGTCGTGGAAGACTTCAACAACCCGTTCTACGGCGGCGTGAA GTTCGAGCTGGGAGTCGGCCTCTACATGGGATGGGGTGGAGCTTCTCTGTCTTTGCTGGGTGGAATTCTTCTTTGCACTGCCTGCAAGAGAGTGTCAGGTGGAGCAAAGAAAGG cGGCAGCTACCCTGCAAGCCAACATAAGGTCTACACGGCTACAGCCAAGTCAGAGCCAGACTCTGTCAGAGCTTAcgtctaa